Below is a window of bacterium DNA.
CTGGTCTATCACACGGGTTCGTTGGCAATTACAAATCAGTACCACATAGTTGGAGTAAATACTTCCAGATTGGCTAAAAATAACACCGATGTTTTTTCCTTTGAAACCGCCAAGAAGTATGTGGCTAATTTTGATCCAAAAGTGATAGAGCCGAATGAAATGAATAAGTACGTTCATGAGTTACGTTTGCAATTCGTGCCTTACTTTTTCGTTTATACGCATGCTTTGGACATTCGTCAAATGCAAAACATCATGTATGAAGCTAACTTTAAGGGTACACTTGATTTTATTGCTACCTACGTGTATAAATATCCGGTTCGAGAGATTACGAAATTTTTAAGCCGCCATTCTTGGGTGACCCCGGATTTTCTTACTATGCTGAGTATCGTCAGTTCGTTTGTTGTTCCGTTGCTATTAGCTTTCGGTGAAATGGGATGGGCCGTTTTGGTGGGTTGGCTCATGTTCATTTTTGATTCCGTGGACGGGAAATTGGCGCGACTGACCGTTCGGCTTAACCCGACGATGGGCGTGATCGAACACGCTACGAGTGCCCCAGCTATTTTTTTGTGGTTTGCCGGTCTGGGCTGGTATTTTTCAAATGGGCAACTTTTAGAGTTTACCCATCCGGCTTCGGCTACGGCGTGGTCGCTGATGGCGCTGTATTGGTTAGATAAAGGGGTCAATGGAATATTCAAACCGCGCTTCGGTATTGATTTGTATAACTATGCTCCGATAGATCGTTTCTTTCACCTTTTCGCCTGTCGCCGCGCGATTATACATCTTATCATTACCGTGGGGTGGGCGACCAGCTATCGCGATGAAGCGTTTTACTTTTTAGGTATTTGGATGGTCATCAGTTTTATGTTTCATTTGTTTCGTTGCGGATGGATTTTAGCTACGGACGAACCTCAAACTGTGGCCGAATAAATACACTGTGTGATTATTGCTACAAAAAAGAAATTAATA
It encodes the following:
- a CDS encoding CDP-alcohol phosphatidyltransferase family protein, with amino-acid sequence MSQLRVREEERIIIIDSNIIADDHLIKYLVYHTGSLAITNQYHIVGVNTSRLAKNNTDVFSFETAKKYVANFDPKVIEPNEMNKYVHELRLQFVPYFFVYTHALDIRQMQNIMYEANFKGTLDFIATYVYKYPVREITKFLSRHSWVTPDFLTMLSIVSSFVVPLLLAFGEMGWAVLVGWLMFIFDSVDGKLARLTVRLNPTMGVIEHATSAPAIFLWFAGLGWYFSNGQLLEFTHPASATAWSLMALYWLDKGVNGIFKPRFGIDLYNYAPIDRFFHLFACRRAIIHLIITVGWATSYRDEAFYFLGIWMVISFMFHLFRCGWILATDEPQTVAE